The Deinococcus aquaedulcis genome includes a region encoding these proteins:
- a CDS encoding DUF2268 domain-containing putative Zn-dependent protease (predicted Zn-dependent protease with a strongly conserved HExxH motif), with the protein MKANVFHVLNAGKQLPEALAEQVEAVARAAFARQTTRLGLDGVDAVLYTSPWTIPETGMVGTAPDGYSVHLAVTPQSPQFLAHWRTELPATLAHELHHAKRWRHAGLGTLLEALVFEGLAQHYEVEERGEVPLYARPTVALDELWARAEQQLDGPYDHQAWFFGDASHELPRWGGYALGFELVRRFLERQGGDAVIHASISAEAFRSAWSAH; encoded by the coding sequence ATGAAAGCCAACGTTTTCCATGTTCTGAATGCGGGCAAGCAGTTGCCAGAAGCGCTGGCTGAGCAGGTTGAAGCTGTGGCCCGCGCTGCCTTTGCCCGGCAGACCACCCGTCTGGGCTTGGACGGCGTGGACGCGGTCCTGTACACCAGCCCGTGGACCATTCCAGAGACAGGCATGGTGGGCACTGCGCCAGACGGGTACAGCGTTCACCTTGCCGTGACCCCACAGAGCCCGCAGTTTCTCGCTCACTGGCGCACCGAACTGCCGGCCACGCTGGCCCACGAACTTCACCACGCGAAACGCTGGCGGCATGCCGGCCTCGGCACGTTGCTGGAGGCCCTGGTGTTTGAAGGCCTTGCCCAGCACTACGAAGTCGAAGAACGTGGCGAGGTACCCCTGTACGCCCGGCCCACCGTGGCTCTGGACGAGCTCTGGGCCCGCGCCGAACAGCAGTTGGACGGACCGTATGACCATCAGGCGTGGTTCTTCGGTGACGCAAGCCACGAGCTGCCCCGCTGGGGAGGCTACGCGCTGGGTTTTGAGTTGGTCAGAAGGTTTCTTGAGCGACAGGGC